One Methanoculleus sp. 7T genomic window carries:
- a CDS encoding prenyltransferase — MNTRAVRQFIRLGRFRFLLSGFIPFCAGALLALLLGARFTPAQFLFGYAAMAAAHLSVHYSNDYFDADADRFVEPTAISGGSGVLVENPGLKPAALFSAVALMAVSVLIGYLFVTVYAYPAVFLAFAVGGNLLGWFYTAPPLALAYRKLGEVTNMITFGLLMPGAGYFVAKGELDLTFFAFALPLLLYGLVFITSVEIPDMEGDIAGGKPTLVARKGRIYGFWVIAAAAAFATAAIVLFAYGDVFSPVDFRPIVLISCIPLGIALWGFSNRCAERACALRYATANIMGYFLFQGLVVLYFVYTAVPA, encoded by the coding sequence ATGAATACCCGTGCCGTCCGGCAGTTCATCAGGCTCGGGAGGTTCCGCTTCCTCCTCTCGGGATTTATACCGTTCTGTGCCGGGGCGCTGCTTGCGCTCCTCCTCGGGGCACGGTTCACCCCGGCGCAGTTCCTCTTTGGGTATGCGGCCATGGCTGCGGCGCACCTCTCGGTCCACTACAGCAACGACTACTTCGATGCCGACGCGGACCGGTTCGTCGAACCGACGGCCATCTCCGGCGGGAGCGGGGTCCTCGTCGAGAACCCCGGTCTCAAACCCGCCGCGCTCTTCTCGGCCGTCGCCCTGATGGCGGTCTCGGTTCTGATCGGGTACCTCTTCGTCACCGTCTACGCCTACCCGGCCGTTTTCCTTGCCTTCGCCGTCGGCGGCAACCTCCTTGGGTGGTTCTACACGGCGCCGCCGCTCGCACTCGCATACCGAAAACTCGGGGAGGTCACGAACATGATCACCTTCGGCCTCCTGATGCCGGGTGCAGGCTACTTCGTTGCGAAGGGGGAACTCGACCTCACCTTCTTCGCGTTCGCCCTCCCGCTCCTCCTCTATGGGCTTGTCTTCATCACCAGCGTCGAGATCCCGGATATGGAGGGCGACATCGCCGGTGGGAAACCGACGCTCGTCGCGAGAAAGGGCCGCATCTACGGATTTTGGGTCATCGCCGCCGCGGCGGCGTTTGCGACCGCGGCAATCGTCCTCTTTGCGTATGGCGACGTCTTCTCTCCCGTGGATTTCCGGCCGATCGTCCTGATCTCCTGTATCCCGCTCGGCATCGCTCTCTGGGGCTTCTCGAACCGGTGCGCAGAGCGGGCATGCGCCCTCCGCTACGCGACCGCGAATATTATGGGTTACTTCCTCTTCCAAGGGCTGGTCGTCCTCTACTTCGTCTACACGGCCGTTCCGGCCTGA
- a CDS encoding type II toxin-antitoxin system RelE family toxin, giving the protein MFAILIEKKAREFLKRLPPKARRIVVEKIQELEDDPFPGGNKEKLEYPHPPAVYRLHISRSFTVFYIIEHEANTVKVEKIVTIERAHKEYSRR; this is encoded by the coding sequence GTGTTCGCCATTCTGATCGAAAAAAAGGCACGGGAGTTCTTAAAGAGGCTCCCCCCTAAAGCCCGACGCATCGTCGTCGAAAAGATCCAGGAACTTGAGGATGACCCGTTTCCGGGAGGGAACAAGGAAAAACTTGAGTATCCCCATCCCCCTGCAGTCTATCGCCTCCATATCAGCAGGTCCTTCACCGTTTTTTATATCATCGAACATGAGGCTAACACCGTCAAGGTTGAGAAGATCGTAACAATCGAGAGGGCCCACAAGGAGTATTCACGCCGGTAA
- a CDS encoding DUF1294 domain-containing protein, whose amino-acid sequence MESGEYSREFSMVDILVYGAILLVFLNVISFFAYHRDKAAAQKGAWRTPESSLLVLALFGPFGAYGAMRTFRHKTQKAKFWLVPIFLCLHIGLLAAVVLYLV is encoded by the coding sequence GTGGAGAGCGGAGAATACAGCAGGGAGTTTTCCATGGTGGATATCCTCGTGTATGGCGCAATTCTGCTCGTCTTTCTGAACGTCATTTCGTTCTTTGCCTACCATCGCGACAAAGCGGCCGCACAGAAGGGTGCATGGAGGACGCCGGAGAGCAGTCTCCTCGTTCTTGCCCTCTTCGGGCCGTTCGGGGCCTATGGAGCGATGCGTACCTTCCGGCACAAGACCCAGAAGGCGAAGTTCTGGCTCGTTCCTATCTTCCTCTGCCTGCACATCGGGCTTCTCGCCGCGGTTGTCCTGTACCTCGTTTGA
- a CDS encoding rubredoxin — MIMQTYRCSICGHTYDPKTGDADILPGTAFADLPADWRCPVCLAERSRFSLFVSPLSRLGL; from the coding sequence ATGATCATGCAGACCTACCGTTGCTCGATATGCGGGCATACCTACGACCCGAAGACCGGCGATGCGGACATTCTGCCGGGAACCGCGTTTGCAGACCTCCCCGCCGATTGGCGCTGCCCGGTCTGCCTTGCCGAGAGGAGCAGGTTCTCCCTGTTTGTGTCCCCGCTCAGCAGGCTCGGACTCTGA
- a CDS encoding DUF7282 domain-containing protein: MQKHWLIIAAVLAACCIGFVSAQTATGTNETTNASITVADQMVEGDAVVGNVTVDEVVSNGTGWLVVHNNLFGHPGGVIGYAPVESGANTNVTVTIHTFVATDTLFAVLHHDAGREGVFEYPVPDVEQMVGGEIVIVPFNVTAENATLLNLTSLCPGNST; the protein is encoded by the coding sequence ATGCAGAAGCACTGGCTGATTATTGCGGCGGTCCTGGCGGCCTGCTGCATCGGGTTCGTCTCCGCCCAGACCGCCACGGGGACGAACGAGACGACGAACGCCTCGATCACGGTGGCGGACCAGATGGTCGAGGGCGATGCGGTCGTCGGGAACGTTACGGTCGATGAGGTCGTGAGCAACGGCACCGGATGGCTCGTCGTCCACAACAACCTCTTCGGGCATCCCGGCGGGGTCATCGGGTATGCGCCGGTCGAGTCCGGGGCGAACACGAATGTCACAGTCACCATCCATACCTTCGTCGCCACCGATACTCTCTTTGCCGTCCTGCACCACGATGCCGGGAGAGAGGGCGTCTTTGAGTACCCCGTCCCCGACGTGGAGCAGATGGTGGGAGGCGAGATCGTGATCGTGCCCTTCAACGTCACGGCGGAGAACGCCACCCTGCTGAACCTGACTTCGCTCTGTCCGGGCAACAGCACCTGA